One window from the genome of Metabacillus flavus encodes:
- a CDS encoding helix-hairpin-helix domain-containing protein, producing the protein MDFLQKYKVLLIAGSLILLAAVFLMFSRELPEKAEKTQVIPDRVEIQDNSTAEAFTEAADEKEASTKKELFMVDVKGSVHRPGVYELWEGCRVKDAVDRAGGLLESADGKQVNLAAVLEDGTAIYIPVKGETVETELSQGTIAAQGSASSDAGKVNLNTAGLEDLQTLPGIGPSKAEAILAYREEKGKFKSEEELKEVSGIGDKTYEKLEDLIQVN; encoded by the coding sequence ATGGATTTTTTACAGAAGTATAAAGTTTTATTGATTGCAGGGTCTCTCATTCTGCTAGCAGCTGTATTTTTAATGTTTTCTAGAGAACTGCCGGAAAAGGCAGAAAAAACCCAGGTAATCCCTGATCGTGTTGAAATTCAGGATAATAGCACAGCTGAAGCTTTCACTGAAGCGGCAGATGAAAAGGAAGCGAGTACGAAAAAAGAATTGTTTATGGTGGATGTAAAAGGATCCGTCCATCGTCCGGGAGTTTATGAATTATGGGAAGGCTGCAGGGTGAAGGATGCTGTTGATCGAGCAGGAGGATTGCTGGAATCTGCCGATGGGAAGCAAGTTAACCTGGCTGCGGTTTTGGAGGATGGTACAGCTATATATATCCCTGTTAAAGGAGAAACAGTGGAAACAGAGCTCTCTCAGGGAACGATCGCTGCTCAAGGAAGTGCCTCGTCAGACGCAGGGAAGGTCAATCTCAACACGGCTGGACTGGAAGATCTGCAGACGCTCCCGGGTATAGGCCCTTCTAAAGCGGAAGCCATTTTAGCATACAGGGAAGAAAAGGGAAAATTTAAGTCCGAAGAGGAATTAAAAGAGGTTTCGGGAATCGGGGATAAAACCTATGAAAAGCTGGAAGATTTGATACAGGTTAATTAA
- a CDS encoding ComE operon protein 2, with protein sequence MNRISWDQYFMAQSHLLALRSTCTRLAVGATIVREKRMIAGGYNGSIAGGDHCIDSGCYVIEGHCVRTIHAEMNAILQCAKFGVPTKDAEIYVTHFPCLQCCKAIIQAGIQSVFYSADYKNHPYAIELFQQAGVKVKQVEHRQQESIQNGEKDELLADLLSRLKELVDDDSVMDELRRRADRVMSGS encoded by the coding sequence ATGAATCGCATTTCATGGGATCAATATTTTATGGCACAAAGCCATTTGCTGGCATTGAGAAGTACATGCACCAGGCTTGCGGTCGGGGCGACCATTGTACGTGAAAAAAGGATGATTGCCGGAGGCTACAATGGGTCCATAGCTGGCGGAGATCATTGCATTGATTCAGGATGCTATGTCATTGAAGGCCATTGTGTCCGGACCATTCATGCCGAGATGAACGCCATTTTACAATGTGCAAAATTTGGCGTGCCGACAAAGGATGCAGAAATTTATGTGACTCATTTTCCATGCCTGCAGTGCTGCAAAGCGATTATCCAGGCGGGGATACAATCGGTTTTCTACTCTGCAGATTACAAGAATCATCCGTATGCCATCGAGCTTTTTCAGCAGGCTGGTGTAAAAGTAAAGCAGGTAGAGCATAGGCAGCAGGAAAGTATTCAAAACGGGGAAAAGGACGAGCTGCTGGCAGATTTGCTCAGCCGGTTAAAAGAGCTGGTTGATGATGATTCTGTAATGGATGAATTGAGAAGAAGGGCTGACCGGGTTATGTCGGGGTCCTGA
- the comER gene encoding late competence protein ComER → MNIGFIGTGNMGRILIEAFVESKAIKPQAIHITNRTLEKAHHIQSEFPGIHVSENSEEIARTCSLIFLCVKPLDLHALVTRLSPQLTKDHCLISITSPVSANLLETISPCQTARVIPSITNRALSGVSLLTFGESCSEENRAYILQLCSRISEPVLIEENVTRAASDIVSCGPAFFSYLLQRFTDAAVQETQISREMAEQLAAGMITGMGKLIETGHYTLPGLQKKVCVKGGVTGEGISILEKELGNVFEHLFRKTHEKFDEDLSLVGDQFRSHH, encoded by the coding sequence TTGAACATCGGTTTTATTGGAACGGGCAATATGGGAAGGATACTTATCGAGGCTTTCGTTGAGTCAAAGGCGATAAAACCCCAGGCAATTCATATAACGAATCGGACTTTAGAAAAAGCTCATCATATACAATCGGAGTTTCCAGGAATTCATGTGAGCGAAAACAGCGAAGAGATTGCGAGAACATGCTCTTTGATTTTTCTTTGTGTGAAGCCGCTTGATCTGCATGCATTAGTGACACGTCTTTCTCCGCAGCTGACGAAAGATCATTGTCTAATTTCGATTACGAGTCCCGTTTCTGCAAATCTTCTTGAAACCATCTCTCCCTGCCAAACGGCCAGAGTGATTCCCAGCATTACCAACCGTGCACTGAGCGGAGTGTCGCTCCTCACTTTTGGAGAATCGTGCTCGGAGGAGAACCGGGCTTATATTCTTCAATTATGTTCTCGCATATCAGAACCTGTTCTCATTGAGGAGAATGTAACCAGGGCTGCATCTGATATTGTCAGCTGCGGGCCGGCATTTTTCAGTTACCTTCTGCAACGTTTTACTGATGCGGCCGTTCAGGAAACACAAATCAGCAGGGAAATGGCGGAGCAGCTTGCAGCAGGGATGATTACGGGAATGGGGAAGCTGATTGAAACCGGGCATTATACACTGCCTGGCCTGCAAAAAAAGGTTTGTGTTAAAGGCGGAGTTACCGGTGAAGGAATCAGTATTCTTGAAAAGGAGCTTGGGAACGTATTTGAGCACTTGTTCAGGAAGACACATGAGAAGTTTGATGAAGATCTTTCGCTGGTCGGGGATCAATTCAGGAGCCATCACTAA